In Spirochaetota bacterium, the following are encoded in one genomic region:
- a CDS encoding HAMP domain-containing histidine kinase, protein MDRKGVFRKLRGSLFARLLAVIVLLGVVINLAVGAFFRTHFAYRGRAVFARNMSAYIGYLVRDIGLPPDLGVAEKRASDLLLYISISGRGVEWTSPGGTPADRRTLERLRPFGEGKAGVHLGRMVYVVEKEGYTFVFVPRGDAAPDEFDASLLLLIALLCAALAGTWFAIRRILGPLTLIARGVRETARGNFDNALPVRGADELAALSDSFNSMNTTIARMLRSREQLLLDVSHELRSPLTRLRLACELIDDPNARAGILDDVNVLEGMVRELLESERLDHPAGAVMREPVDISALVREAAATAAGGRYALGQEGAPPPAVRGDRERLGIVFRNVIENAVKFTPADGPPISIAISHNEDSIVVEVRDGGPGIGPEDLPFIFEPFYRADRARSHERGGYGLGLYLCKRIVEAHGGSIEATSAPGKGTAIRVSLPAG, encoded by the coding sequence ATGGATAGAAAGGGCGTCTTCCGAAAGCTCCGCGGCTCGCTCTTCGCGCGGCTACTCGCCGTCATCGTGCTCCTGGGCGTCGTCATCAACCTCGCCGTGGGGGCGTTCTTCCGCACGCATTTCGCCTACCGCGGCCGTGCCGTCTTCGCGCGCAACATGAGCGCGTACATCGGGTACCTCGTCCGCGATATCGGCCTCCCGCCCGACCTGGGCGTCGCCGAGAAGCGCGCATCCGATCTTCTTCTATATATAAGCATCTCCGGCAGGGGCGTCGAGTGGACGAGCCCCGGCGGCACCCCCGCCGACCGGCGCACCCTGGAACGCCTGCGCCCGTTCGGCGAGGGAAAGGCGGGCGTTCACCTCGGTCGGATGGTCTACGTCGTCGAGAAGGAGGGCTACACCTTCGTGTTCGTCCCGCGCGGGGACGCCGCCCCCGACGAGTTCGACGCCTCGCTCTTGCTGCTCATCGCGCTCCTGTGCGCGGCGCTCGCCGGGACCTGGTTCGCGATACGCCGCATCCTGGGTCCCCTCACGCTCATCGCCCGGGGGGTGCGCGAAACCGCGCGCGGAAATTTCGACAATGCCCTCCCCGTCCGCGGCGCCGACGAGCTCGCCGCGCTCTCGGATTCCTTCAATTCCATGAACACGACCATTGCGCGGATGCTCCGCTCACGTGAGCAGCTCCTCCTGGACGTGAGCCACGAGCTCCGCTCGCCGCTCACGCGGCTGCGCCTCGCCTGCGAACTTATCGACGATCCAAATGCGCGCGCCGGCATCCTCGATGATGTGAACGTGCTCGAGGGCATGGTCCGCGAGCTCCTTGAAAGCGAACGGCTCGACCACCCGGCGGGTGCCGTTATGCGCGAACCGGTGGATATCTCCGCCCTGGTCCGCGAGGCCGCGGCGACGGCGGCGGGGGGCCGATACGCGTTGGGCCAGGAGGGCGCACCTCCCCCCGCGGTACGTGGCGACAGGGAGCGCCTGGGCATCGTGTTCCGGAACGTCATCGAGAACGCCGTGAAGTTCACCCCGGCGGACGGGCCCCCGATCTCGATCGCGATCTCGCATAACGAGGATTCCATCGTCGTGGAGGTGCGCGACGGCGGCCCGGGCATCGGCCCGGAAGACCTCCCCTTCATTTTCGAGCCCTTCTACCGCGCCGACCGGGCCCGCTCTCACGAGCGCGGCGGCTACGGCCTGGGCCTGTACCTGTGCAAGCGGATCGTCGAGGCGCACGGGGGGAGCATCGAGGCGACGAGCGCGCCGGGCAAGGGGACGGCGATCAGGGTGAGCCTTCCGGCGGGGTGA
- a CDS encoding response regulator transcription factor, translated as MPRDILIIDDDKKLAGLLTEYLAKFELRCRAAHTAGDGLAQIAHAVPDLVILDVMLPGMDGFEVCRRIRASHTVPVIMLTARGELADRVVGLEMGADDYLPKPFEPRELVARIQSVLRRSSPRASSRIARFAGLEIDYHSRAVHVDGNPVELTAMEFGALAVFTRNSGIALDRDRIFELLKGLDDDSYDRSIDVLVSRLRQKLGDDPKAPRFLRTLRGTGYMFIGGEDGGAHG; from the coding sequence ATGCCCAGGGACATTCTCATCATAGACGACGACAAGAAGCTCGCCGGTCTCCTCACCGAGTACCTCGCGAAATTCGAGCTCCGCTGCCGCGCGGCCCACACCGCCGGGGACGGGCTCGCCCAGATCGCGCACGCCGTCCCGGACCTCGTGATACTCGACGTGATGCTTCCCGGCATGGACGGCTTCGAGGTGTGCCGGCGGATACGCGCCTCCCATACCGTCCCCGTCATCATGCTCACCGCCCGCGGCGAGCTCGCCGACCGCGTCGTGGGTCTCGAGATGGGCGCCGACGACTATCTTCCCAAGCCCTTCGAGCCGCGCGAGCTCGTGGCGCGCATCCAGTCCGTGCTCCGGCGCAGCTCCCCCCGCGCATCATCGCGCATCGCGCGCTTCGCCGGGCTCGAGATCGACTACCACAGCCGCGCGGTGCACGTGGACGGTAACCCCGTGGAGCTCACGGCCATGGAGTTCGGCGCGCTCGCGGTCTTTACGCGCAATTCCGGGATCGCGCTCGACCGCGACCGCATATTCGAGCTGTTGAAGGGATTGGACGACGATTCCTACGACCGGTCCATCGATGTGCTCGTGAGCAGGCTGCGCCAGAAGCTGGGCGACGATCCTAAGGCCCCGCGCTTTCTCCGGACCCTGCGCGGCACGGGCTACATGTTTATCGGCGGGGAGGACGGGGGCGCACATGGATAG
- a CDS encoding HAMP domain-containing protein has protein sequence MPIMSTVAISRARRILYFEFPMADDPSTPAGLPRTVLERAHAAGARNAVIITSAPVHADRYRALTALLRQEGIAAYSDHIEALDIGGFTSMRNAADDLLASLRDSNTLLISYGRSHAPTVVACAYVAAGVDAPGAIDMAHCLRGGRRAPDEEGGYVYHFGDYLNLNRGGEEAWGSDTLREVTLDVLQAPALGEERLTPILDALPAARRLVRKETPGTDKAPAGKEALTPVPAPVVDGALTPAPAPTAQEALTPAETALSSADEGIPEVQAEEVPAPKRRKERRVKQVKPARPVSPAPLPANGAAHAAPFYRSLQFKLISIISIIIAVSLSGMIFVATYFFSRYNRIQVDEASVKLAEVLALKVSSDFESIIKRARLIDISAARPGADPADSPIRGDQDIMFASTAQRSPEGEGVRFDRQLSNDDLLARLQVTRPAIEAAAAANGKTLARSFTGELIIHNVSQSFSAPVMALCMPEERDPAGRVNSIMICFVSLANIQKAFETRGDVTQAFMVNDQGDIIAHPDVNIVVSGGNFIDLPIVKMMMTGNSVNGKTRYRDENGVFHIGSFQKTGIGACGVITTVEEQRALEEVYNIQRRNIYLMIIVLTVGVMVIFYFGKSITTPIVRLVDATKLIRDGNYQVDIRPTTRDEIGELTSSFIEMGRGLEEREKIKAAFGKFVNKEIAEAAMRGDLALGGERKNVAVLFSDIRRFTAISETLEPEEVVEFLNEYLSRMVGCVNGTHGVVDKFIGDAIMAIWGTPVSHGNDTVNALDCALMMRRELIEYNLTRGTDHKPIISIGCGINTGPVLAGQIGSQDRMEYTVIGDTVNLASRIEALNKPFGTDILVSQDAYEIVKDTYAVERMQKIRVKGKEEPQQIYAVLGRLDDPARPQSVLDLRALLSIKPYAGGQGHGTDEGEVKYEILE, from the coding sequence ATGCCCATAATGAGCACCGTCGCCATTTCCCGCGCCCGCCGCATACTGTACTTCGAATTCCCCATGGCGGACGATCCGTCCACGCCCGCGGGGCTTCCGCGGACCGTGCTGGAGCGCGCGCACGCGGCCGGGGCGCGCAACGCCGTGATCATTACCTCCGCGCCCGTCCATGCCGACCGCTACCGGGCGCTCACGGCCCTCCTGCGCCAGGAGGGGATCGCGGCATACTCCGACCATATCGAGGCGCTCGATATCGGCGGGTTCACCTCCATGCGCAACGCCGCCGACGACCTTCTCGCGTCCCTTCGGGATTCCAATACGCTCCTCATTTCCTACGGCCGCAGCCACGCGCCCACCGTGGTCGCCTGCGCCTACGTGGCCGCGGGGGTCGACGCACCGGGGGCGATCGACATGGCGCACTGCCTGCGCGGGGGCCGGAGGGCCCCGGACGAGGAGGGGGGGTATGTCTACCATTTCGGGGACTACCTGAACCTGAACCGGGGCGGGGAGGAGGCATGGGGGTCCGATACCCTTCGCGAAGTGACGCTCGATGTGCTCCAGGCGCCCGCACTGGGAGAGGAGCGTCTCACCCCCATCCTGGACGCGCTTCCGGCTGCACGAAGGCTCGTCCGCAAGGAGACGCCGGGCACCGATAAGGCGCCCGCGGGTAAAGAGGCTCTGACCCCTGTACCGGCGCCCGTCGTGGATGGGGCTCTGACCCCTGCGCCGGCACCCACCGCGCAAGAGGCTCTGACCCCTGCGGAAACCGCACTGTCATCCGCGGATGAGGGCATCCCCGAGGTACAGGCGGAGGAGGTGCCCGCCCCAAAGCGCAGGAAAGAGCGCCGGGTAAAGCAGGTGAAGCCTGCACGTCCGGTATCCCCGGCGCCGCTCCCGGCGAACGGGGCAGCGCATGCCGCACCCTTTTACCGCTCACTCCAGTTCAAGCTCATTTCAATCATCTCGATCATCATCGCGGTCTCGCTCTCGGGCATGATCTTCGTCGCGACCTACTTCTTCAGCCGTTACAACCGGATCCAGGTCGACGAGGCGAGCGTCAAACTCGCGGAGGTCCTCGCGCTCAAGGTCTCCTCGGACTTCGAGTCGATCATCAAGCGCGCGCGCCTCATCGACATCTCGGCCGCGCGCCCCGGCGCGGACCCGGCCGACTCGCCCATCCGCGGGGACCAGGACATCATGTTCGCCTCCACGGCGCAACGCTCCCCGGAGGGCGAGGGCGTGCGTTTCGACCGGCAGCTTTCCAACGACGATCTCCTCGCCCGGCTCCAGGTGACGCGTCCGGCGATCGAGGCGGCCGCGGCCGCGAACGGGAAGACCCTCGCGCGCTCGTTCACGGGTGAGCTTATCATACACAACGTCTCGCAGTCCTTCTCGGCGCCGGTGATGGCGCTGTGCATGCCCGAGGAGCGCGACCCGGCGGGGCGCGTGAATTCCATCATGATCTGTTTCGTGTCCCTCGCGAACATCCAGAAGGCGTTCGAGACCAGGGGCGACGTGACGCAGGCCTTCATGGTGAACGACCAGGGCGATATCATCGCGCACCCGGACGTGAACATCGTGGTCTCGGGCGGGAACTTCATAGACCTGCCCATCGTCAAGATGATGATGACCGGCAATTCCGTGAACGGCAAGACGCGCTACCGCGACGAGAACGGGGTGTTCCACATCGGGTCCTTCCAGAAGACGGGGATCGGGGCCTGCGGCGTCATCACCACGGTGGAGGAGCAGCGCGCGCTCGAAGAGGTCTACAACATCCAGCGCAGGAACATCTACCTCATGATCATCGTCCTCACCGTGGGGGTCATGGTCATATTCTATTTCGGGAAGTCGATCACGACCCCCATCGTGCGCCTGGTCGACGCGACCAAGCTTATCCGCGACGGGAACTACCAGGTGGACATACGCCCCACGACGCGCGACGAGATAGGCGAGCTCACGAGCTCCTTCATCGAGATGGGGCGGGGCCTGGAGGAGCGCGAGAAGATCAAGGCCGCGTTCGGGAAGTTCGTGAACAAGGAGATCGCCGAGGCGGCCATGCGCGGGGACCTGGCGCTGGGGGGCGAGCGCAAGAACGTCGCGGTGCTCTTTAGCGACATCCGGAGATTCACCGCGATCTCGGAAACGCTCGAGCCGGAGGAGGTCGTGGAATTCCTGAACGAGTACCTTTCGCGCATGGTGGGCTGCGTGAACGGGACGCACGGGGTCGTGGACAAGTTTATCGGCGACGCCATCATGGCCATCTGGGGCACGCCTGTGTCCCACGGGAACGACACCGTGAACGCGCTCGACTGCGCGCTCATGATGCGCCGCGAGCTCATCGAGTACAATCTGACGCGCGGCACGGACCACAAGCCCATCATTTCGATCGGCTGCGGCATCAACACGGGTCCGGTGCTCGCGGGGCAGATAGGCTCCCAGGACCGCATGGAATACACGGTGATAGGCGACACCGTGAATCTCGCCTCGCGCATCGAGGCGCTCAACAAGCCCTTCGGCACCGACATCCTGGTCTCCCAGGACGCTTATGAGATAGTAAAGGACACCTACGCCGTGGAGCGCATGCAGAAGATCCGCGTGAAGGGAAAAGAGGAACCGCAGCAGATATACGCCGTGCTCGGCAGGCTGGACGATCCCGCGCGGCCCCAATCGGTTCTCGATCTCAGGGCGCTCCTTTCCATTAAACCCTACGCGGGCGGGCAGGGGCACGGCACGGACGAGGGCGAAGTGAAATATGAAATTCTTGAGTAG